GCGGTCGGGCTGCTGCGGCTGCGCGAGCACCTCGCCGGCGCGCACCTGTTGGCCGTCCGGGCCGGCGGGATGACCCCGCTGGAGGCGGTGCTGGCCGGGCCGGAGGGCGAGACGGGTGCGGCGGCCTGCGGCTGGCCGCCGCCGTACCCTCCGGTGGCCCCGTTGGTCCGGCGGCGGCTCTGGGCCGAAGCGGTGACCGACCGGCTCGCCTCGGCCGCGTTCCGCACGCTCGCCCCCGGCGAGGGGGCGGAGTTGATCGACCTGCTCACGGCCACCCGGCTGCACCTGCGCCGCCCCGGGACGCCGGGCTGACGCGCCGAAAATCGGCGGCGCGGGCGACGGGTGGCCTGTCAGGATCTGCGGCGTGACGCTTCCCGCCGGCTGGACCGCCCGCCGCCCCACGCTGGACGACGTACCGGCGATCCTGAAGGTCGTGCACGCCGCCGACACCTTCGCCGTCGGCTACCCCGACTTCGACGCCGAGGACGTGACGGCCGTGCTGACCGCGCCGTTCTGCGACCCGGCGCGCGACTCGTGGCTGGTCACCGACCCGGACGGGGCAGTGGTGGGCTGGGCGATCGTGGACAACCCGACCGGGGTGGGCCGCGAGTGGGTGGAGGTCTACGTCGATCCGGAACGCGGCGAGGCACTGCGGGCCCCGCTGCTCGCCCGGCAGCTCGACCGGATCGCCGAACGGGCGGCCGAACGCGGTCTGCCCGGGCTCACCGTGCGTACCGGTGTGTACGCGCCGGAGACCCGCTGGGCGGCGGAACTGACCGAGGCCGGCTTCACCCGGCTCAAGCGCTACGTACGGATGACCCGAACGCTCGCCGACCTGTCCGCCGAGCCGCCGCTCCCGGCCGGGGTGACGGTCCGGCCGCTGCGCGCCGACGACGAGACCGACCTGCGGGAGTTCCACCGGATCTACGACGCGGCGTTCCGGGACACCCTGGACTACGAGCCGCTCGGTTTCGACGCGTGGCGGCAGCGGCTCGGCCGGTCCGCCCCCACCTGGGACGAGTGGTTCGTCGCCACGGTCGACGGGGTGCCGGCGGGGGTGCTCCAGTCCTCCGACCAGGCGCTCGACCAGAACACCGGTTGGGTGAGGACCCTGTCGGTGCTGCCGGAGCACCGGCGGCGCGGAGTCGGGGCGGCCCTGCTCCGGCGGGCCTTCGCCGTCTATGCCGGGAAGGGCCGGACCGCCGCCGGGCTGGGTGTCGACCTCGCCAACCCGACCGCCCCGGTCACCCTCTACCGCTCGGTCGGGCTGCGCGAGGTGCGCTGGACCGACATGTACGAGCGGACCGTCCCCGCGGTCGGTGTGCGCTAGGCGACCCGTTCCGGGGTCGGCCGCCGGTCGTACCCGGGGCGGGAGCAGACTGGTCGGGTGGGATACGCGCTACGCCGACGCGGTGCCGGTGGGGCGGGACCGCAGCTCGGTGACGTAGTCGTCCGGCGCGCCCGCCTTCTCCGCCGCGTTCGCGATCTCCGACAGGTACCAGGACGTCGGCAGGCCACCCTCGTACCCGTCGAAGACGTAGACCCAGGCGGTCACGTCGCCGTCCAGCGTCGAGACGCGTACCGTGATCTTGCGATAGGTCCCGGCGGTGACGCCCTCGATCTCGTCGAGCTGCGCGGCGTCGTACGGGTGGATGTCGTAGAGCGCCACGAAGACCCGGTCGCCCGGAGACTCGACCACGGTGCTGACCGAGCCCTCCCAGCCGATGACGTCCTCGCCCGCGAAGGTGAGCCGCCAGCCCTCCAGCCAGCCGGTGCCCACCATCGGCGAGTGCGGGCAGTAGGCGCGCATCCGGGCGGGGTCGAGGTTTGAGCCGTAGGCGGCGTAATGACGCACGGCGATGACGATAGCCCGACGGACGGGTGGGGGAGAATACGACGGTGCGTGTCGAACACGTTCGGGAGAAGAAAGTCACTGTGAGCACTGACGAGGGGCGAGCGTTGTGAGCCAGATCGTGATCATCGGCGGCGGACCGGCCGGGTACGAGGCCGCGCTGGTCGCCGCCCAGCTCGACGCCGATGTCACCGTCGTGGAGGCCGAGGGTGCCGGCGGCGCCTGCGTGCTCTCCGACTGCGTCCCGTCGAAGACCTTCATCGCCAGCTCCCAGGTGGTGACCGGCTACCGGGACACCGAGGAGTTCGGGGTGCACTCCGACGGTCTGGAGGCGGTCACCGTCGACGCCCGCACCGTGCACGAACGGGTGAAGCGGCTCGCGCTGGCCCAGTCCGCCGACATCCACGACAAGCTGGTCAAGGCCGGCGTGGAGTTCGTCGCCGGCAGCGCCCGGTTGGGCGAGGACGCCCTCGGTCACACCCACAGCGTGCTCGTCACCCCGACCGGCGGCGGCGAGGAGTACTCGATCGCCGCGTCGACCGTCCTGGTCGCCACCGGCGCGACGCCCCGCCAGCTCCCCACCGCCCTACCGGACGGCGAGCGCATCCTCACCTGGCGCCAGGTGTACGACCTGCCGGAGCTCCCCGAGCACCTGATCGTGGTCGGTTCCGGTGTGACCGGTGCCGAGTTCGCCAGCGCGTACCTGGCGATGGGCGTCCAGGTCACCCTGGTGTCCAGCCGGGACCGGGTGATGCCGCACGAGGACGCCGACGCGGCGATGGCCATCGAGCGGGTCTTCCGCAACCGGGGGATGAGCATCCTCAACAACTCCCGCGCCGACGCGGTCCGCCGGATCGGCGACGGGGTCGAGGTGGTGCTCGCCGACGGCCGGGTGGTGGTCGGCTCGCACGCGCTGATCGCCGTCGGCTCGATCCCCAACACCGCCGACCTGGGCCTGTCCGAATACGGCGTCGAGCTGGCCCGGGGCGGCTACGTCACCGTCGACCGGGTGTCCCGGACCAACGTGCCGGGGATCTACGCCGCCGGCGACTGCACCGGGGTGCTGCCGCTGGCCAGCGTCGCCGCCATGCAGGGCCGGATCGCGATGTGGCACGCGCTCGGCGAGGCGGTCCGGCCGCTGCGGCTGCGTACCGTCGCGGCGAACGTCTTCACCGACCCGGAGCTGGCCACCGTCGGCGTCTCCCAGGACGAGGTGGACGCCGGCAAGGTCCCGGCCCGCCAGGTGATGCTGCCGCTGTCGGGCAACGCCCGGGCGAAGATGGACGACCTGGCCGACGGCTTCGTCAAGCTCTTCTGTCGCCCGGCCAGCGGTCAGGTCGTCGGCGGCGTGGTGGTGGCCCCCAAGGCCAGCGAGCTGATCCTGCCGATCACCATGGCGGTGGAGAACAACCTCACCGTCAACGAGCTCGCCCAGACCATCACCATCTATCCGTCGCTCTCCGGCTCGATCACCGAGGCCGCCCGCCAGCTGATGCTGCACGAGTTGGAGTGACGGCCACCCGCCGCCGCCGGCCCCGGCCCGGGCCGGTCGCGGCGGGCCACCCTCAGCGGAACGCGTCGGCCCGGTCGGCGACCCATTCCGGGTACGACCGGGCGGGGTGCCCGGTGACCTGCTCGACCGTGTCGGTGACCTGCTCGGGTCGGTCGACGAAGGCGGCCCAGCCGGCCAGGGCCACCTCGGCGAACGCGGGATCACCGAAGGCGGCGGCCAGCATCTGCCGGGCCTCGTCGAGCGGCATCTCCGACCAGCGCAGCTCCCGGCCGAGCACGCGGCCGATGGCGTGCACCTGCTCCTGTTGGGTCAGCGTGGTCGGCCCGCTCAGCACGTACCGGGCACCGGCGTGGCCGTCGGAGGTCAGCGCTGCCACGGCCACCTCGGCCAGGTCCCGCTCGTGCACCAGCGACCGGGCCGCCCGCCCGTACGGCCAGCGCACCACGTCACCGGCGCGGATCTGGTCGGCCCACATCAGGGTGTTGGCGGCGAAACCGACCGGCCGGAGGAAGGTCCACTCCGCGCCGGACGCCTCGACGGCCCGCTCGACGAGCGCCCAGAACGACTCCGGCTGGTCGGCGGCGCCCGGCGCAGAGAGGTAGACGATCCGGGGCACCCGGTCGGCGATCACCCGGGCCACCTCCGGTGCCGTCGTCCGGGCCACGGCGGGATCGGTGAACGGCCAGATCAGGAAGACCGCGTCCACGCCGACCAGGTGCGGCGCGAGCGACGCCGGATCCGCCAGGTCGGCGGCCACCACCTCGACCCCCGGCGGCAGCCCTGCCGTCGCCGGGTTCCGGCTGACCGCGCGTACCTTCTCGCCACCTGCCACCAACAGCGACACGACCTGCCGGCCCACCGTGCCGGTCGCCCCCGTCACCAGGATCATCTCCGCCTCCTCGCCTGCGGGCCGCTGCCGGCCCGGTCGCTCAGACCCTAGGAGCTGAACCTTCCTTGAGGTCAAGGGCGGCACCGTGCCCCGCCCGGTCTCCCGGTCGGGCGAGCGTCGCCGCGACCACGGCGAGCAGGGCCACCTCGGTGAGGAGCAGCAGGCGTTCGACCAGCCCGATCAGCATCCGGTCACCGGGGTACGCGGACCAGGCCATCGCTCCCGCCAGCAGCAGACCGACCACGGCGAGGCCGCGGACCGGTCGGCCGCGGGCCGGCAGTCGCGGGGCGAGCAGCCAACCGGCCGACGGGAGGGCGAGGAAGGCGACCACGGAGGCGTACCGGTGCACGTAGGCGGCGGTGTCCATGGGCAGACCCGGCTCGTTGGTGGGTACCACCGCGGCAGTCACCAACCCGGCGGCCCAGACCGCGAGCAACAGACCCGCCGGCCCGCCGTATCGGCGTACCGCGGGGATGAGCAGGGCGGTGGCCGCGGCGACCAACACCATCGCCACGTCGACCACCCCGCCCCGGTCGGAGACGGCGAAGTCGCTGACGGTCAGCGACCAGGGATTCAGGTCCTCGTTCACCTCGAGGTGGCCGAGCACGACGAGGGTGGCCGCCAGGGCGATCCCACCGAGGGCCAGCAGGCCACGCATCCGCGTTCCAGGCATGCCCCCAGCCTGTCGTCGCCGGCACCCGAAGCGGATCCGGGACACCCACCGACCCCGATCCCCGGGACGACCCCTAGGCAGCCGCTGCCGCGCCGACGACCTGGTTCAAGCGACGTTCAGGTGAATGTTGCCGATCCGAGCCACCACGTCGAGATGCCCACCCAGGCCGGTCACGTAGGCGCGCAGGGTCTCCAGGTTGGTGCTCTCCCCGTTCTCGATCTGACTGATCCTGGCCTGGGAGAGGCCTGCTGCCTCGGCGAGTTGGGTCTGGGTCACGCCAAGTTGCTTTCGGATCTCAGCGAGTTGGGCACCGCTGACCGCGGCGAGCATCTGCTCGCGCATTTCTCCGCGCCGCGCCACCCGCTCAGCGTCGTCCCACGCGGGATCCAGCTCCCGTGCTTTCGCCTTGACGTCCCGCCAGTCGGATCCACCGGTCATCGTTGGGCTTCCTTCAGGCTGATCAGGTGTTCCTGGAACCGTTCATCCGCCAAGGGTATGGCCGTCCGGTACCAACTTTGCCATTGGCCGGACTTGTCGCCGGCAACCAGGAAAACCGCTTTCCGTAACGGATCGAACGCGAAGATCATGCGCACCTCCGTCGAGCCGGTCGACCCGGGCCGCAGCTCCTTCATGTGGTGGAAGGCGCTGCCCTTCAAGCGGTCGACCAGTGGTCGGCCGAGCCCGGGACCGTGCTCCGACAGCAGGTCGATCGCCTCGGCGACCCGGTCTGCGGTGACCGAATCGACCGAGCACAGATCGAGAAACCATGCTTCGACCTCAGGGTGAAGTCTGACTTCCCACACCTGGTCAATATAAGAGCAGCTTATATCGGATTAGGTGAAACACGCCGGTGGTCCGGTCTTCAGTCGACGGGGATCTCGGTGCGGGCGTTGCGGGCGGCGAGCGCCGTCATCGCCCAGCCCGCGCCCGCGAACCCGGCCGCCGCGGCCGCCCCGATGACCGCCAGCCGCCATGCCGACTCGGTCAGTGCCGTCCCGCCCAAATGCCCGACCAGCGTCCCGTACGCCGCCCAACCGGTCGCCGCCGCGCCCTCGTAGAGCAGGAAGAGCCGGTACGGGTAGCGGCTGCGGCCGGCCGAGAAGCAGGCCGCCATCCGGCCGCCGGGCACGAAGCGGCAGAGCAGGATCACCAGTGGTCCGGGCTCGCGCAGACCCCGGGTGACCCGGCCGGCGACCCGGCGGGCCCGGCCCGGCACGGCGTGCCGGGGTGCCCGACGATCGGGGGCACCCCGCCCGAGCAGATAGCAGGCCAGGTCCCCGGCGAAGACACCGGCCGCGCCGACGGCGATGGTCAGCGGCAGGCTGAGCACGCCGTACACGGTGAGCGCGCCACTGGTGATCATGACGGCCTGGGTGGGGATGACCGGTACGAAGGCGTCCGCGACCAGCAACCCGAGCAACGCCAGGTATGCCCAGGTCGGTGACACGATGTCAGTGAGTAGTTGGGCCACGACCGCCACCTCGACGAATTCCCCCGCTTGCCTGCCCCGAGCCTGGCCCCGTGTCCGGCGTCACCTCGGGCTGACCCGCCCCCGGGTGACGGCGCACACGGTGGGGCCCCGGATTCACAACGACACCACGACACGGAACGTGACCGAATTTCGGTGTGCCGCGGAGCACGGTTCCGGACGGCGGATCCGCGTCGGGCGGCGTACCGTTGTCGGCGCGCGGCCCCACGGACGTCGGGTCCCCCGTTCCTGACGACCGGGCCGCCGCGGGTCGCCGGCAGGTCCCGTGCCGGCGGCCCGCCCCCTCTCCCTGGTCCCCGTCCCCGCCCGCTTGCCCGACCTGCTGCCGGCCGGCCATCCTCAGCTCCCCACCGTCGTCTGCCGGGGGAGCGGGTCGGCCACCTGATCGGTGACGGGCGCGGTGAACTGCGACCGGTACAGGCGGGTGTAGGCGCCGTCGGCGGCGACCAGTTCCTCGTGGGTGCCCTGCTCGACGATCCGGCCGTGCTCCATCATCAGGATCAGGTCGGCGTCGCGGATGGTGGAGAGCCGGTGCGCGATCACGAAACTGGTCCGGTCCGAGCGCAGGGCCGCCATCGCGCGTTGCAGCAGCACCTCCGTCCGGGTGTCCACCGAACTGGTCGCCTCGTCGAGGATGAGCAGCGACGGCTCCGCCAGGAACGCGCGGGCGATCGTGATGAGCTGCTTCTCGCCGGCGCTGACGTTGCTGCCCTCCTCGTCGATCACGGTGTCGTACCCGTCGGGGAGGCTGCGCACGAAGCGGTCCACGTAGGTGGCCCGGGCCGCGGCGAGGATCTCCTCCTCGGTCGCGTCCGGCCGCCCGTAGGCGATGTTGTCCCGGATGGTGCCGTGGAAGAGCCAGGTGTCCTGGAGCACCATGCCGATCCGGCCGCGCAGCTCGTCCCGGGGCATCGCGGTGATGTCCACCCCGTCCAGGGTGATCCGGCCGGAGTCCAGTTCGTAGAAGCGCATGACCAGGTTGACCAGGGTGGTCTTGCCGGCGCCGGTCGGACCGACGATGGCCACCGTGTGACCGGGCTCGGCCACCAGGGACAGGTCCTCGATCAGCGGGGTGTCCGGGTCGTACCGGAAGTGGACGTGCTCGAACTCGACCCGGCCGGTGACCCGGGCCGGCGCGGCGGCCGGGTCCGGGCTCTGCTCGTCGGCGTCGAGCACGGCGAAGACCCGCTCGGCGGAGGCCACCCCGGACTGGAGCAGGTTC
The Micromonospora sp. R77 DNA segment above includes these coding regions:
- a CDS encoding helix-turn-helix domain-containing protein; amino-acid sequence: MTGGSDWRDVKAKARELDPAWDDAERVARRGEMREQMLAAVSGAQLAEIRKQLGVTQTQLAEAAGLSQARISQIENGESTNLETLRAYVTGLGGHLDVVARIGNIHLNVA
- a CDS encoding GNAT family N-acetyltransferase; translation: MTLPAGWTARRPTLDDVPAILKVVHAADTFAVGYPDFDAEDVTAVLTAPFCDPARDSWLVTDPDGAVVGWAIVDNPTGVGREWVEVYVDPERGEALRAPLLARQLDRIAERAAERGLPGLTVRTGVYAPETRWAAELTEAGFTRLKRYVRMTRTLADLSAEPPLPAGVTVRPLRADDETDLREFHRIYDAAFRDTLDYEPLGFDAWRQRLGRSAPTWDEWFVATVDGVPAGVLQSSDQALDQNTGWVRTLSVLPEHRRRGVGAALLRRAFAVYAGKGRTAAGLGVDLANPTAPVTLYRSVGLREVRWTDMYERTVPAVGVR
- a CDS encoding NAD(P)H-quinone dehydrogenase gives rise to the protein MSQIVIIGGGPAGYEAALVAAQLDADVTVVEAEGAGGACVLSDCVPSKTFIASSQVVTGYRDTEEFGVHSDGLEAVTVDARTVHERVKRLALAQSADIHDKLVKAGVEFVAGSARLGEDALGHTHSVLVTPTGGGEEYSIAASTVLVATGATPRQLPTALPDGERILTWRQVYDLPELPEHLIVVGSGVTGAEFASAYLAMGVQVTLVSSRDRVMPHEDADAAMAIERVFRNRGMSILNNSRADAVRRIGDGVEVVLADGRVVVGSHALIAVGSIPNTADLGLSEYGVELARGGYVTVDRVSRTNVPGIYAAGDCTGVLPLASVAAMQGRIAMWHALGEAVRPLRLRTVAANVFTDPELATVGVSQDEVDAGKVPARQVMLPLSGNARAKMDDLADGFVKLFCRPASGQVVGGVVVAPKASELILPITMAVENNLTVNELAQTITIYPSLSGSITEAARQLMLHELE
- a CDS encoding gamma-glutamylcyclotransferase, which produces MRHYAAYGSNLDPARMRAYCPHSPMVGTGWLEGWRLTFAGEDVIGWEGSVSTVVESPGDRVFVALYDIHPYDAAQLDEIEGVTAGTYRKITVRVSTLDGDVTAWVYVFDGYEGGLPTSWYLSEIANAAEKAGAPDDYVTELRSRPTGTASA
- a CDS encoding NAD(P)H-binding protein, producing MILVTGATGTVGRQVVSLLVAGGEKVRAVSRNPATAGLPPGVEVVAADLADPASLAPHLVGVDAVFLIWPFTDPAVARTTAPEVARVIADRVPRIVYLSAPGAADQPESFWALVERAVEASGAEWTFLRPVGFAANTLMWADQIRAGDVVRWPYGRAARSLVHERDLAEVAVAALTSDGHAGARYVLSGPTTLTQQEQVHAIGRVLGRELRWSEMPLDEARQMLAAAFGDPAFAEVALAGWAAFVDRPEQVTDTVEQVTGHPARSYPEWVADRADAFR
- a CDS encoding DedA family protein, with product MAQLLTDIVSPTWAYLALLGLLVADAFVPVIPTQAVMITSGALTVYGVLSLPLTIAVGAAGVFAGDLACYLLGRGAPDRRAPRHAVPGRARRVAGRVTRGLREPGPLVILLCRFVPGGRMAACFSAGRSRYPYRLFLLYEGAAATGWAAYGTLVGHLGGTALTESAWRLAVIGAAAAAGFAGAGWAMTALAARNARTEIPVD
- a CDS encoding type II toxin-antitoxin system RelE/ParE family toxin — protein: MWEVRLHPEVEAWFLDLCSVDSVTADRVAEAIDLLSEHGPGLGRPLVDRLKGSAFHHMKELRPGSTGSTEVRMIFAFDPLRKAVFLVAGDKSGQWQSWYRTAIPLADERFQEHLISLKEAQR
- a CDS encoding DUF998 domain-containing protein, with amino-acid sequence MPGTRMRGLLALGGIALAATLVVLGHLEVNEDLNPWSLTVSDFAVSDRGGVVDVAMVLVAAATALLIPAVRRYGGPAGLLLAVWAAGLVTAAVVPTNEPGLPMDTAAYVHRYASVVAFLALPSAGWLLAPRLPARGRPVRGLAVVGLLLAGAMAWSAYPGDRMLIGLVERLLLLTEVALLAVVAATLARPGDRAGHGAALDLKEGSAPRV